The genomic DNA CGCCGAAGGCTCAGTCCTCATCTCCTTCGGCGACACCAAGGTCTTCTGCACCGCCTCCGTCACCGAAGGCGTCCCGCGCTGGCGCAAGGGCAGCGGCGAAGGCTGGGTCACCGCCGAATACTCCATGCTGCCCCGCTCCACCAACACCCGCGGCGACCGCGAATCCGTACGCGGCAAGATCGGCGGCCGCACCCACGAGATCAGCCGCCTCATCGGCCGCTCCCTGCGTGCCGTGATCGACTACAAGGCCCTCGGCGAGAACACCATCGTCCTCGACTGCGACGTCCTCCAGGCAGACGGTGGCACCCGCACCGCCGCCATCACCGGCGCATACGTCGCCCTCGCCGACGCCATCACCTGGGCCCAGGGCAAGAAGCTCATCAGGCACGGCCGCAAGCCGCTCACCGGCACCGTCTCCGCCGTCAGTGTCGGCATCGTCGACGGCACCCCGCTCCTCGACCTCTGCTACGAGGAGGACGTCCGCGCCGAGACCGACATGAACGTCGTCTGCACCGGCGACGGCCGCTTCGTCGAAGTCCAGGGCACCGCCGAGGCCGAGCCGTTCGACCGCAAGGAACTGAACGCGCTCCTCGACCTCGCCACCGCCGGCTGCGTCGACCTGACCGCGTATCAGCACGTGGCACTCGCCCGCACCCTCGGCGAGTAAAGAAGCAACCAAGTACGCACCAAGAGCGTCGTGACGAGTACGGGCGCACGGGTCGAACCGTGCGCCCGTCCGCGTATCCGCACCCGGGGAGGAACCCGCACCATGGCCAAGGCCACCCGCCACCGCCGCACCACCGTCGCGCTGACCCTGACCGCCCTCACCATCACTCTCACCGCAGCAACCGGCTGCGGCGCCGTCGACAAGGCACTCGACTGCGTCCGCACCGCCGACGCCATCGCCACCAGCGTCAACAACCTCCAACAGGCCGTCTCCAACGCCTCGAACGACCCCACCCAGGCGGCCGAAGCACTCGACGAGATCGACAAGGAACTCGGCAACCTCGGCGACACCACCGACAACGCCGACCTCTCCAAGGCCGTCGACGACCTCCAGACCGGCGTCAAGAACGTCCGCACCTCCATAGAC from Streptomyces sp. NBC_01707 includes the following:
- the rph gene encoding ribonuclease PH — protein: MSRIDGRTSEQLRPVTIERGWSKHAEGSVLISFGDTKVFCTASVTEGVPRWRKGSGEGWVTAEYSMLPRSTNTRGDRESVRGKIGGRTHEISRLIGRSLRAVIDYKALGENTIVLDCDVLQADGGTRTAAITGAYVALADAITWAQGKKLIRHGRKPLTGTVSAVSVGIVDGTPLLDLCYEEDVRAETDMNVVCTGDGRFVEVQGTAEAEPFDRKELNALLDLATAGCVDLTAYQHVALARTLGE